From Oenanthe melanoleuca isolate GR-GAL-2019-014 chromosome 4, OMel1.0, whole genome shotgun sequence:
cagctctaGTCTCAATGCTGTGTGGactcagaaatatttctcataTTGTATTTCTTGGCAATACTGTTCCACCCTTATTCAGTTCTAGTATGGCAGGAGAAGGGTTGAGATGACCCGACAGAGCCCTAGGATTTCTCAAGCCTTATAGGTAAAGGTAATTTTAAGATCTTACAGAATTCCTGCCATTCAGGCTCATTCTCATCCGATTTCTGCAGCATTCTCtggctctctgtgctggtgtggcTCTGTGATATTGCATCCTGGGGGGCTGTGATCTCTTCtgaatttttcctctgtgcttccTTCATCTATGAAAGAAACAGTATGTTCAGCTTTGTCTCAGGCAAGGTTTAGCCCTGCTTTTTAGCTAGCCTTGAATTACTGGGAACTCCATTCTTTACAGTGAAGCCCTTCAACTTCAATATAGGGACCCTCTGTCTTTACTGCAGGTGACAAGTAAGGCAAGTAGGGAAAACAGCCCACCAAAAATAATAAGGAGCATCTTCCTGTGCTACTCCCCAgtctgccagcctggcctgctTTGTATCATCTCCAAATCATCACACCATATATGAGGAGCATGGCAATACTGGATAAAACTGGTCCAAAAGGTGAGAACATTCTTGACTCATGTGAGGCTCTGAAGCTGACTGGGACTTTAGGATAAAACACTGACCCCCACTCAATGTGTTAGGAGCATCATAGGTTGCCACTTACCTGTTGGAAATTATGCTTCCTCATATGGCAATCTGCCAGCATCTGGTGAACATTTCTGGTTGCCCTCTGAGCAGAGCAAAAGAgtggtgaaaaataaatttgacaTTAGGacaactgctctttttttttggtgcaatAGATGTTTAACGCAAAATTATGTGACATTTGTTAACAAATTTTGCCAGCCTGCTCTGACGAACACTGGGAGGGTTTTCCCATAATTTTGGCCAAATATGCCACAGGAAGAGAACTCAGGGGTGTCAGGATTGCCACAAGCATGCCTAGATTTGCTAAGCAATGCTCACAAGTGCTCCCAGGGAGCAgtccctttcttccctttctctaaAGCAATCTCTTGTAGAACCTGATGTCTACAACTTTACCTGCCTGTGCACGTTTGCAGCTGCGGCTGGGTTGCTGCAAACTCCTACTTGACAAACTGATCCAACTGGCTGGATATTTCATGTTCCCTCTTCCCTGAAAACCAGCTGCACTGCCTGAAGTCCCTAACAGAGAGCTGTCTCTGCAGACGAACTGTTAGGTTTGGGTTTCAGTAAACACCCACCCACCTTCCCATCAGACCCCGACTGCCTCCTCACGGCACAACAAGTGATGAGTTAACTGTACTATTCTGCTTACCAAGGTCACACTTCCTTTTAGCTCCATCACCTACTTGTCTAATATTTAATATGAACATGGCTTTACAATTTCCCTCTCCTCAACAGGAAACTAGGAACTTCAAATGTGTGTGAAGCAGCATTTTTTCATAGATCACCCCTGTTCCGGCAGCATGGTACCTGGATCTCTCAGGTTAAATGGGAACTAGAtctcagagaaaacattttaatgcaGGAGGTGggcaaaagcctctctccaAAAAGCCTCAGAAACCTGGGAAAATTTACTAATGATATAatgacagaaaggaaagaaaaatatacaacCGCCATCTATTTCCATGTGCAACGCTTTGAAAGAGGGATAGATTTTAGGTTGTaccttgtttattttttggggtattttttgtttggtttgttgggggtttttgtcAGCTTTGACTAATACGTTCCTTTGAAAAACAAGAATCTCCCACATAGTTGCTCAACTTCAGCAAACAGTGCAGAGAAAAACCCCATGTGACTCAGAGGCTTTTGATAAAGGAGACAGTCACTCTGAATTCCATTCACTATTTTGGTAGCAGTAGGAGAGCATTTTGCCAAAACTCAACCTTCTGTTATCATACTTTTTATACCAAAGTATGGAGTGGCTGTttgataaaataatatatactCATACAAGTTCATTCAAGGCTGAATGAAAACTGCAGAATGAGATTGGACCTCTCCCATTAAATTGGCAGGTTGTCCTGTTCCTTTTATTGAACTGTGGCTACGTGGGAAGTTactcctcatttttttcctttctctgcaaaTGGCTTTTTGTAGCCAGTTAAAAAGCACaaatggtggaaaaaaaagcacaattggtggaaaaaatatttctgtaatgaaaCACCTCAGGAAAGGAGACAATTTATGACTGCATTTGGAGCTGTCCTGTGCTATCAAGGTCATAAGCTTGACAAAAGACCCCAAGAACCAACTAAAATATGCATGTCAGATGATGCTGGTAAAATTATCTTCATTTGGTCTTTATAAAAGTAATTATTTGTCTGAGAGCTGTGACCTTCCATTTAAAGATCCTAGGATAGCCTCCCTGGTCTTGCCTCAAAAGCCAACCAAACCAGCCACAGTGCAGAAGGGAAAGTACTGCACCCCTTGTTTTACCCACAGagaatgaaagcaaagaaattcaGAGTAATTTATCCATTGGTGTAGAGCAGATCTATCCCAGCTGAGAATAGCACATGGACTTCCTGAGTCTTAAGGAAGGATGTAACTACATGGCTTCTCTTCTGTAGAAGGAAAGCTTTAACAGATAGATGgctttttccttcagatttttatttacagcaaCCAGGATTTTCTGCACTTCCAAAAATCATGTATAGTTATGGGAAAATTGAAAACTACCTTTGTGAGCTCCTGACTTTTTCCTGTTGTATCAGTATCAGTCATTCTTCTCCCATGttcctcccttttctccacAGTGTTCTTTTTACTCCCAGGAAGATCTGTCTCAGACAGAAGTCCTGGCTGTGGGTGTAGAGACCGTGTTGCAGAAGAGTCAATCTCTCTGAAATACAAGAGAGAGAGGACTTAGGAGGGAGTCACTTTCTGACGTCTGTGCATCTCGTGAGGAGGCTGCACCTGAGCATAGCACAGCTGCAATGAAGCCACATGTGCATAGGCAATTATATCTCCTGATCAGGTAGGTGGGTAATTAAATTAATGACTCATGGTGAGTAGCTGTTGTCCAGCTGTACCTGAGCTCCTGCCAGTGAATCAGAGCAATCCAAGCCCGTCACCTGGTGCAGTAACTGCATCAGCATTTCCTGTGGTCTGCAGAGGGTCCCATGCAGTAGCCATGTCACAGGAGGCTCAGTGAGCTGGGGCAAATCTCAGACTGCAGCTGGTTTCTACCAGCATTGTGCATCCTCTCAGAAAGCCAGCCTTTGCCTGTGCCTTTTGCTAGCAAGGCTAGCGTGACAGTGCTAACCACAGCCTCTGCAGAGAAGACTCCAGTTCATGTGTCCCTAGACAAAAGCCTCCTCTTCCATATCTGCCCACCAAGTCCTTCAGCTGAAGGGTGCTTACCTGCCTTCCTGGCCTTGCTCTCTCACTAAGCGCTTTGCTCTTTGTGCCTGGATCTCTTCACAGATGGCTGCATAGGATTTATCTGAAGGATGCTCGCCCATCACCCAGACCCACACTTCATTGTCAGCGCCCAGTTTCCATGTCACTGACTTCCTGTTGCCTGGAAAAGAAGCAGCTCCTTGGCAAATGCTCTTTGCTGGGTAGTGCTTTGCAAGACCTGTGTTGCACCTGCTGTGCCCTACCAACTGCTGTTGGTGACAGAGCCCCCCCAAAAGCAACTATACATGAAGAAAGCTCGACTGGGATGCAGCCCACACTTGCTGATTTTTTCATATTCCTTAAGCCAGCTCAGTGAAGGAGGCATTTCTGAGTCTgggaacaaaggaaaagaatcaccactgtttcttttcttgctttaatTCATGACCACTGTCCTCCCCAAACTGTGTGAGGGTGAGCTACCTGCAAATAGAGTACATGGAGGAGACCTGGGATAAGAGAGCTATCTTCCTAGCAGCCTGTATGCTGTGTAAGCCTGGCAAGGGAACTTCAGATCTAAAATCTCAGTGTAAACTGCCCATCAGATCTGCTGCCTCAGGACAGATATTCAAAGCCATGGTTATGTTAAAGACAGAATCAGAGGCACCATTTAGTGGGAAACTTAATGAGATGCATCTCCCGGGGGCAAATAAGCCCTGTCTTCCCAGCTAGGGGAGTTAAGCAATTTGGTCAAGGACAGAATGTCTGGGCCAGGGAGGAAAACCCATTGTGCGCCTGACCAAAACTACCCCAGTGCAGGTGGATTTAGTTATGATTAGAAATAAGCCTATGTAAGGATACCTTACTTCCTATTTCTAGGAAGTGGTTGACTAGGCAAATATATGCCAGAGGGTGAAGCAGCCAGGAGGCAAAGACTTACCTTTTCTTGGCAGTGGCTTCTTTGCTGAAATCTCTtctgccacagcttctctttccTCCCACCGTCTGATCTGTTCCTGCCTCATCTTGAAGAAGAGGATCTGCTTCTGCTCCTCGCTGAGTTCTGCCAGCAGCTCCGGATCGATGTACATGTCTGATAATATCTGTTTCAGCATGGCTGCAGGTTTCACTTACACACGTTCGTGGCAATGATCTTCAGGGATCAGATCCTCTTCCTGGCTCCGACAAGAAAGAGTGCCTGCCCGTCTGACTGAAGTAGGAATGCAGGCGTGCCAAAGCAATTATacttctgtctctttcttttttttttttttagctcagaCTTCCTGTACAGaccaaaaaaagtaaataagtAGCTTAAAACCTGCTGTTAAGATTCCTTGGAATAAGAGGTGAGCTCAGCTCTcatgcagcccctgcctgctctgcagagagagctggCCAGAAGGGGCGAGGCCTGTAGTGGGGAGGTTGTGTTGATACTCTGATAAACCCAGCTGATAGTGTATCAAAGAGAAAGAGCACTGCCTGTTAGTCATCAGAGGTGCGGCTTGGCTGTGCCCAAGCAGACATTCTTGCTAGGCAGGGAATCAATGAACCCATGACTAGAtggctcctcctccttccaAACAGGAAAACTTTGATGATCAAAAGCCCAGTCTGCCACATTTTACCAAAGAAAAACAGGGAGGACTTTCGACTCTGCTTTTGAAGTGGGAGTGGGAATTTCGGGCTGCCCCTGTCCATTAAGTCAGCCCACTAGCAAGGCAAGGGAACACAAGGAGTGCAGCTGGTTTGAAGAAAGGCGATTTGGGAGACAGCTCCCACTCTGACATATCTTGCTGATGCACCTGCCCATGTGGTGAACCTAGCATGGGACATCCCTGTCTGACAGGATGAAGCTGATGGGGAGAAGGGGCATCCTTGTTCCTGCCCAGGATACTGGCTTGCATCCAGTGCTTGTTGGTGAGGTACTAACACCCTCACAGCCTTGCTTCATGCTCATGGATTTACATTTACAACAGAGGTTTCAGAAAAATTGGAAGCTCTCCTGTCACTTGGAAAGGTGACAAACGAGAAAGTAGAAATGTGGACTAAAGACCttggaaacaaatattttccttatctAATCTGGATACACTCGTGGAGATGAGGAGATTGGTTGGCAGTGCTTTTGGTGACATGGTGAGTGGGGAGGCTGACAGCCACATACTAAGTGCAACACCAGAGCAGGGTGGCTGACTGGCCAGAGGTGGCAGGGACTTCCTGGACAGACTCTTGGGAAATGTTGCCATTGGGCTTAcattacaaagaaaattaaagcagtgGGATTGTTCATGTCCCTCTGCATAAATCCCGGGAATCTAAGGAACAAGTATCCTAGAACATAGCACAGTAGGTGGGAGGCAGAGGGTTATGGAGTCACtaatgtggaaataaaaagggCACAGACATGGCAGAGGGACTTGTGCCAGGGTGTAGTCGGGACTACATATTAAATCAAGTTAATGGGGTGAAATCAATTAGCCATCTTACAGGAGAGAGACTGGACTTCTAGGAACCCAAATGTTAGAAGAAAAGTGCTGGGAGCACCTTTAAAGAAGGAGGTAGTAGACAAGCCAGCAAGTGCAATACTGAAGCTTTCCaaggagcacacacagagcacataATTATTTAGATGAAATTGGACAGCACACAAGTAGCATTCAGAACAGTATCTGCTGCCCACCTTACTCCATCTTGCATCCATGCTGGGAGCAAGCAGTCTGCCCCAAGCATCCCCCTGCTTCTGAATATGGCTTGCCTTAAAATTTGCAGAGACAGAGCTGGCTGGAGCCCCACTGCAGTAAAGTCACCATGCACTTTCATCAGGAGGAGCTTGAAAGGAGCTCGGAGCAGGGGGAGGAGCTGTAGGCAGGGAGAGAAATTGCTTCCCGAGGACCTCAAGGCAACAACAGAGCAGATCATGGTACCAGAAATGCATTGTCTGCAGTAGaggccaggagcaggggcaAGAGTCCTGGGGAGGGTGCAGCGACCAAGAGTTGGTGTTGTCTtctaatttctattttgtttctctgattACATAATACTTTCCCTATTAAAAATGTTAACTTCATTCTAGAAGTAAACATGAAGCTGCTGTTCCGAATTGGTATggattttgtttaaattaattactttcttgatttaaaaaaagtttttagGGGAGGTGGTTGGACTTGAGCAGTGTTTTCTGAGTACCTCTTGATGGCAGAGTCTATTCAGCTCAGCAGCCTTGGGTCTTGGGCTGTCCTGGAAGCCATGGAGGTGGCAGCTATAAAGAGGGAAGAGCTTTCTGGGACATGACACATGAGAATCCATCAGCAGAATGCATACAGCAGCATATCCATGCTGCTCTGGCTTCTCAGGAGTAGGAATGGCTTTGCTATGGCATTTACTTAGGAGGGTGTGATGTGCTCTCCCATATGACGTGGTGACAAACTGGTCTTCTTTCCATGCCTGGGGACACAGTTTGTTGGCAAGATGGAAGGGTGCTCAGCACACAAGTTTCAGAGTACTGATGCAGTTTGGCAGAGTTGGATGTTTTGTAACAATGGTTGTAAGAGATTTCTAATGCTGTATCCCAAAGGTACCCTTTAAAGCACCAGCTATTTTAACTCTGGGAAATGACATAAGCATCTTGAGAGGTTtgtgatatttctgttttagcAGTCACTTCGTTAAAGATCTGGGAACTGGAAATCCTTGTAATCAGTCATATACTGTTCCCAAAGTCTGAATCAAAACCATGTTATTGACACCTGGCTGGTGGTTCTGCAGATGCTGTTCCAGCTGTAAGTAGTATATTTACAGCTCAAACTTGGTGAAGCCAAAGGCTACAGTAATGTCAGAGGGACCTCCAAGCAGGTAACTTGCAGAAGTTAAACTCTGGTAGAGGTCCTGTTAAACTTTCtactgtttgcatttttttcatggGAGTGGTTTTGTGGAGGAATAGAGATGGCAGTCgccaaaaacagcaaaaactaAGTGGGAGGATGTGGGAAGCCAAACCAGGGCTTTGGGGCTCTGCCACTCATATATAAGGTATTCAGCCTAAAAGCCATAAGGGTAAACACAATTCAAAGGTTAAATGATCCTTCAAAATGCAAGGTCACACAGCATTTAAATCccctgctggagagcagcctctgctctgtgctcctgtaaATCATCTACCATGAACAGGGGAAACAAGTCTATGAATACACATGAAAGTGCCGTAGCTTTGAGAACTGGCACGAGCTCCTGCTCATGTGTGCAGTGGGTGAGACTTTGAACATGACATGCTCACAAGACTCTCCCACCTGGCCATACTAATCCTGGTCTTCACCACCAGTGCTGCCATCAGAGGAAAAGTTTCTCcaagaaaaaatacacagacacagaaaatcGTAGATATGATTTTCACCAAGAAATTAAACAGGACAATGTAAATGTGCTCATTTTCAGGGAGGCAGCTTATTCAATCTGCTGCACACATCTCCACTGTAAATGTGACAGTAACTGTAAACTAAAAATAACCCAAGAAACCCAATggtgaggaggagagagaatgCAAGAAAGGCAGATTCAGGGTACAGGCTGATAACCTAAGAGGATTTCTATTGTCATAAAGTAATTTCCCCCTTAAAAGGTGGATAAGACCACTTTGTTCAGTAAATGGTGGAACTGTATTATTTTGAGTCAAGAGCTTCTCCTTGGAGCTGATTATTTGTTTAGTGAGAAGTGGCTTCAGAGACACCATTGGTAATTCTTTTCCCTGATCAAGAGGCTGGACTGTGAGAATGCAACTGAATTCCCTTTCACTTACCAAACAAAGCCTTGCAGCATTAGGAGGCTCAGGTTTTTCTCAAATTCTCCAGTTACAGCCATTCCACTGCCATCAGTTCTCAGCCAGACTTTGAAggcatttctgattttttttcagaagtaaagcaaagcagaattgCAAAACCTGAAATCAGTGCAACCAAAAGTAAACACCTCCCCAGCCTTGCTCTGAGTACACAAGCCTTTGTGGGTTAACTGTTACACACTGGTTCATAACATGCACTTGtgtgagaaaatatttaagttaGCAGCTGCACCAGTAAGGTTAGTATGAAAATATCCTTCTGTGCTTTGAGGTTTGGCtgttcatttgtttattttgttcttgttagtttggggctttttttaatCCTCATCCTGTTCTAAATAAGGGAGTGTTTAATTCCTctctttctgtttaattttgcttcagcctactgttttgtttttttatttcagactgAAGGAAAACTTCTAGTTTGGGTataacagaaggaaaacacaactGCACAAGCATAGCCCCCAAAAGACAGAACCAGACCAGTTTGTACcttagaattatagaatggcttgggttggaaggcacctcaaagatcatctagttccaaacctcctgccatggacagggccactacaccaggttgctcaaagcaCCACCCAGCttggtcttgaacacttccagggacatTCCAGCGCCTCAACAccttcacagagaagaatttcttcctgatataTAATCTATACTTGCCTATTGTCggtttgaagccattcccccttgcccTATCACCCCATGTCCTTGACCAAAGCCCCTCTTCAGCTGTTTTGTAGCCCCTTTATGTACTGGATTTTGCATAAGATTGGCATATAATGCttgaaagaacaaaaccaatGAAGTCACCATGACATAAACTACCTTGAAATTACCTATAGCTGAACTTACTTACCCTATAGGTCTCTAATATTGCTGGAAAGGGCAGCAGTTCTCCTGTAGCAGGTATAAATGCATGACAAtgacaagaaggaaaaataattttatacagCAGCAGTCACTGAACACAGTCTGAGGATGCTGGGCTCTACTTTTAAGGAAAATGTATCTTCCCTGCTTGAACAATATGCAAACATTTCTTGGATCATCTTCCTATATCAAAATTACTGAGGGAATTAACTGGTGAAAATTGTGAGTGCTTCTATAGGTTAACACACAGGATCAGATACTCAACCAAACCCATTCACtgtaaaaaatgagatttctctAACCACGACATGTAATTTGATTTACTGTTCTGGCAGAAAGAGGTGCTGGGTGCTAAACCCCAGCACACCAAGGCACAATCTTGGACTATTAATTCTTACTTAAGTCACTACTTGGCTTAAGTTGTTATTGGCTCATCCTTTCACTACTTCAAATTAAAGCCGTTGTGTCCCAAAAAATCATAGCCCATGCTTGGTGAGCGGTGGTCTCTGTTGTAGGGGGAGGTACCTGAGCTGAGGTATAGTTTTTACCATCATAAGGAGCAAAAGCTCATCACTAGGGCAAGTTGTCACTACAGAACCTGTCAAAACTGGGGATATTTCAGTTCATAATTACATATTCTGGATTAGAAGGGTGTtatctttctgtgttttccccCTTCAAGAACTTAGGCCATCAATTTTCTGTCTTCCACATTCCTGTGATTATTGCTTCCCTTACTTAACTGCTTTGTTTGGAACCTTGTTATTTGTTATTCATCAAGGTGGTGTGAGGAAAGCTAATGTTTTTACAAACAATTTGATGGGTGAAGGTATGGGGTTAACATATTTGAAATGGGTCTCAATGTCTGTACTGACTTTGAGCAGCAGGTTTGTTGCAGAGCCCAGacagcttggctcctgaaacaaACAAGTGGGTCTGCACAAGCCTGAACTTCTGAACTTCAGGGTAAAATAGTAGGTTCAAGGGGGAATATGTGGTAGGCGgtttgggaagtctgtaccttctaagtacctcagccaatgaggaaaggaagagggcagCTTGCAGCTGACAGTTGAGGATAGAGGCTGCACCCTCCAAAACCgagagagagaaaaccccaTGGGCTTGTGCCCTAGTGGACTCTgtccctttattcgaataaagtTACAGGACTGCTCTGTCTCCTTTATGGACATAAAtttctggtgtttgtggattttcctgacagtggGAACTGGCATGGGGGCACCTGTGTGGAATCCCACTGGAGGTTGAAGGTCCACTTGCATAGGTCCAAGAAGCTTAGTCCATCTTTAGACAACATACAATTATGTCCGTTCATATTTAAGTTATGATAGTGATTGATTTGTGGCCCTGCCAAAAGCCAAGATCATTTGAACAAGGACAAGCAGTAATGAGCCAGAGCAGAAATGAACTGGAGCCACAGACCAATCAAACATGGAAATAAACTGGAGCCAAAATTAAGCCTGGGAAGGTAAAACCAGCTTGGAGCCTAAAACATGCTGGAGGCACGAACAAACTCTATGAGCTGAACCTGAGACAAACTGGGGACAGAAACAAATCACCTGAAGCCGCAAATGAGGTGAAGCAGAAACTAGAGAGAGCCTTCCCCGAGCAGGAGACGCAAACTAACTGGAGTCACGAAGAACTGCGGCCGCCAGCTCCCGGCAGCATCTCTGTGCGGGCTGAGCCGGTGGGCGCTGGCAGGGCCGTACTGAGAGCAAGCAGCATCAGCATCGTTCTCGGTGCAGGCATCCCGGCGTCTTCCTGGGAATCCACGCGTGGCGCGGCTCGGGGCACGAGTGGCTCCGGACGTGACCG
This genomic window contains:
- the SH2D4A gene encoding SH2 domain-containing protein 4A codes for the protein MLKQILSDMYIDPELLAELSEEQKQILFFKMRQEQIRRWEEREAVAEEISAKKPLPRKGNRKSVTWKLGADNEVWVWVMGEHPSDKSYAAICEEIQAQRAKRLVREQGQEGREIDSSATRSLHPQPGLLSETDLPGSKKNTVEKREEHGRRMTDTDTTGKSQELTKRATRNVHQMLADCHMRKHNFQQMKEAQRKNSEEITAPQDAISQSHTSTESQRMLQKSDENEPEWQEFLRKSKAADEKRRSLARQARDDYRRLSLQGTRRGKHADISKGATAGDRRPLQYPPLPPKPKLPPPGTANGRAIRKEGVQRTISNSTEESIIKWFKEEQFPFRAGYLKTTDTIAPWFHGILTSKKAEELLNKTVPGSFLIRVSEKIKGYVLSYRSVEGCKHFLIDASSDSYSFLGVDQLQHATLADLVDYHKDEPITSLGKELLLYPCGQEDQEPDYISLFE